A window of the Bacillus andreraoultii genome harbors these coding sequences:
- a CDS encoding IS110 family RNA-guided transposase, which yields MKHVVAFDVSMGKSVMTVYDRYKRCEYEGEIEHTRSSFQLLHERLQQLKILDGQAPEIVFEATGVYSKGLEKFLCDHGYRYSRMNPLEANLQMASMRRHKTDKSDAHELAKTHFKMERDYTYQQDEYDEQIRALTRYYDEVDTEINHLWNRMHAILQLSFPELEQIITPRSALFLNIVQLYPHPTVLIAHSKTVIRNRLKDNTRKNLSLKRAEEKAIILLEVAKESYPAISSTDVRCEQVKDYAKRIADLKEKKEQLVKQMVELSKDRSEFQVLISFPGIGETTAVRIIGELGDICRFKNHKQLNAYVGIDIMRYQSGNTHYQDRINKRGNKKLRKILFYMMKTMITLRKKTSNHLVDYYDKLKTQPQRKPHKVAIIACMNKFLKLIFHLIQHNVPYDYDTAISCA from the coding sequence ATGAAACATGTTGTAGCTTTTGATGTAAGTATGGGGAAAAGTGTGATGACGGTATATGACCGTTATAAACGATGTGAGTATGAAGGTGAGATTGAACATACACGTTCTAGCTTTCAATTGCTTCATGAGCGATTACAACAATTAAAGATTCTTGATGGACAAGCACCTGAAATTGTCTTTGAAGCGACAGGCGTTTATTCAAAAGGATTGGAGAAGTTTTTATGCGACCATGGGTATAGGTATAGCCGGATGAATCCATTAGAGGCAAACCTTCAAATGGCTTCCATGCGTCGGCATAAAACAGATAAGAGTGATGCACATGAGCTGGCGAAAACTCATTTTAAAATGGAACGGGACTATACATACCAACAGGATGAATACGATGAGCAGATTCGTGCGTTAACGCGATATTATGATGAGGTCGATACAGAAATCAATCATTTATGGAATCGGATGCATGCCATTTTACAACTCAGTTTCCCAGAGTTAGAGCAGATTATTACACCACGTTCTGCATTGTTTTTAAACATCGTGCAGCTTTATCCTCATCCGACGGTACTAATAGCGCATTCTAAAACGGTGATTCGCAACCGACTAAAAGACAATACACGAAAAAATCTTTCGTTAAAGCGTGCAGAAGAAAAAGCGATTATTTTATTAGAAGTTGCCAAAGAATCTTATCCAGCTATTTCCTCAACGGATGTTAGGTGTGAACAAGTAAAGGATTACGCAAAACGCATTGCGGATTTAAAAGAAAAAAAGGAACAGCTAGTTAAACAAATGGTTGAACTTTCGAAAGACCGTTCCGAATTTCAAGTGCTTATTTCGTTTCCTGGGATTGGGGAGACTACAGCTGTGCGCATTATTGGGGAATTAGGCGATATTTGCCGTTTTAAAAACCATAAACAATTAAACGCCTATGTGGGAATTGATATAATGCGCTATCAATCGGGCAATACACATTATCAAGATCGCATTAACAAGCGTGGAAATAAGAAATTACGGAAAATTTTATTTTATATGATGAAAACGATGATTACCTTACGCAAAAAAACAAGTAATCACTTAGTCGATTATTATGACAAATTAAAAACGCAACCCCAGAGAAAGCCTCATAAGGTTGCCATTATCGCGTGTATGAATAAGTTTTTGAAACTAATCTTTCACCTTATTCAACACAATGTACCATACGATTACGACACAGCTATCTCCTGTGCGTAA
- a CDS encoding TraR/DksA C4-type zinc finger protein produces MLTDKQMNTFRKRLLEEKAELEKRLKGNDQLGMNKGHLHESIGELSSYDNHPADEGTELFERGKDLALNEHEGNYMKNIEKALQAIEQGTYGICEVCGKEIPFERIQALPTTTYCKEHSPDQVTSTERPIEEEVLMPPYGKFDFDDSNDEGMSFDAEDSWQEVASWGTSETPSDFFEPKTDYNDVNIESEENVGYVEDFENFVGVDMYGKNITVYPNKQHEKYEDALDKEGIMTMFGDLPPYEKDPYVENED; encoded by the coding sequence ATGCTTACTGATAAACAAATGAATACCTTCCGTAAAAGATTATTAGAAGAAAAAGCAGAACTTGAGAAACGGCTTAAAGGAAATGACCAGTTAGGGATGAATAAAGGTCATTTACATGAATCAATTGGTGAACTTTCGAGTTATGACAACCATCCAGCAGATGAGGGAACAGAATTATTTGAGCGCGGTAAAGACCTTGCTTTAAACGAACATGAAGGCAATTATATGAAGAACATTGAAAAAGCTCTCCAAGCAATTGAACAAGGGACCTATGGTATATGCGAAGTGTGTGGCAAAGAAATCCCATTTGAGAGAATACAAGCACTGCCAACAACAACTTACTGTAAAGAACATAGTCCAGATCAAGTAACATCAACAGAGCGACCGATAGAAGAAGAAGTTTTAATGCCTCCCTATGGGAAATTTGATTTTGATGATTCTAATGATGAAGGTATGAGCTTTGATGCAGAGGATTCATGGCAAGAGGTAGCAAGTTGGGGGACAAGTGAAACACCATCTGACTTTTTTGAACCAAAAACAGATTATAATGATGTGAATATTGAGTCTGAAGAAAATGTCGGGTATGTTGAGGATTTCGAGAATTTTGTTGGTGTTGATATGTATGGGAAAAATATTACCGTTTATCCGAATAAACAACATGAAAAATACGAAGATGCTCTTGATAAAGAAGGTATTATGACAATGTTTGGAGATCTTCCGCCGTATGAGAAAGATCCTTACGTTGAGAATGAGGATTAA